A stretch of DNA from Cellulomonas fengjieae:
TCGGCGTCCTCGATCATCAGGTGCACGTCGAGCGGGAGCGTGGAGACCTCGGCGATGCGGGTCACCACGGGCAGCCCGAGCGTCAGGTTGGGCACGAAGTGGTTGTCCATGACGTCGACGTGCACGAAGTCGGCCGTGGCGATCGCCCGGAGGTCACGCTCGAGGTTGACGAAGTCGGCGGACAGGATGCTCGGGTTGATCAGCGCAGGCACCTGGCCAGCGTAGACGGCTCAGCGGCGGCGCAGCAGGGTCAGGTGCATCGCGTCCGTGCCGTGCACGTGCGGCCACAGCTGGACGTCGGTCCGCGCCTCGTCCAGGTCCACGTGCCCCGGCGCGATCGCGCGGACCAGCGCGGGCGCGTCGACCTGCTCGGTCCCGACGCCCAGGCGGCCGGCGGCGCGCACGGCGTCCTTGACCACCAGCTGCGTCTCCACGAGGTGGGGCGAGCACGTCACGTACGCGACCACGCCGCCGACCCGCACGGCCTGCAGCGCGGAGACCAGCAGGTCTCGCTGGAGGGCGCTGAGCCCGGCCAGGTCGGCGGGAGTGCGCCGCCACCGGGCCTCCGGGCGGCGCCGCAGTGCGCCGAGCCCGGTGCAGGGCGCGTCCACGAGGACACGGTCGTACGCGCCCGGCTCGTCGGTCCCCACCGTGCGCCCGTCGCCCGTGCGCACGTCCTCGACGGCGTCCGCGGGCACGGCCCGCAACGCCTGCTCGACCAGCCGCGTGCGGTGCGGCTGCACCTCGTTGGCGACGATCCTGGCACCGCGCTCCCCCGCGACGGCGGCGAGCAGCGCGGCCTTGCCCCCGGGACCCGCGCACAGGTCGAGCCAGCGCGCGTCCGGGCCCTCCAGGGGCGCGCTCGTCAGGGCGAGCGTGACCAGCTGGCTGCCCTCGTCCTGCACGCCCGCACGGCCGTCACGCACGCTGGGCAGCGCGGCCGGGTCGCCCCCGGACAGGACGACGGCGGTGGGCGCCAGGCCCCCGACCGTGCCGACACCGTCACCCGCGTCGCCGACGACCTCGTCGGCGGTCGCCAGTCCGGGCCGCGCCACGAGCGTCACCCGCGGCGCAACGTTGTCCGCGGCGAGCAGCGCGCCGATCTCGTCGGCCGACCGCCCGTTGCCCACCAGCGCCTCGCGCAGCGCGCGCACCACCCAGACCGGGTGGCTCTGCAGCACCGCGAGGCGCGCCACCTCGTCGTCCCCCGCGCTCTGCGCGATCCGCTGCTCCCAGTCGCTCTCGTCCGACCGACCCACGGTGCGCAGGACGGCGTTGACGAACTGCGAGGGTCCGGTGCCCAGCTGCTCGCGGGCGAGTCCCACCGTCTCCGAGACCGCGGCGTGGGCCGGCACCCGCATGCCGAGGAGCTGGTGGACGCCGAGCCGCAGGACGTCGAGCGCCGGGGCGTCGATGCTGCCGACCTCCCGATCCGCCGCCAGCGCGATGATCGCGTCGTACCGGCCGCGCAGCCGCAGCGTCCCGTACGCGAGCTCGGTGGCGAACGCCGCGTCGCGACCGGTGATCCGGCGCTCGCGCAGCAGCGGCGGCAGCACCAGGTTGGCGTACGCGTCCGAGCCGTCGACGGCCCGCAGGACGTCGTAGGCGGCGGTCCGCGC
This window harbors:
- a CDS encoding RsmB/NOP family class I SAM-dependent RNA methyltransferase produces the protein MSPADDRRDPSGRQRGAARAQGRTQRSASAPSQRRRGSDPARTAAYDVLRAVDGSDAYANLVLPPLLRERRITGRDAAFATELAYGTLRLRGRYDAIIALAADREVGSIDAPALDVLRLGVHQLLGMRVPAHAAVSETVGLAREQLGTGPSQFVNAVLRTVGRSDESDWEQRIAQSAGDDEVARLAVLQSHPVWVVRALREALVGNGRSADEIGALLAADNVAPRVTLVARPGLATADEVVGDAGDGVGTVGGLAPTAVVLSGGDPAALPSVRDGRAGVQDEGSQLVTLALTSAPLEGPDARWLDLCAGPGGKAALLAAVAGERGARIVANEVQPHRTRLVEQALRAVPADAVEDVRTGDGRTVGTDEPGAYDRVLVDAPCTGLGALRRRPEARWRRTPADLAGLSALQRDLLVSALQAVRVGGVVAYVTCSPHLVETQLVVKDAVRAAGRLGVGTEQVDAPALVRAIAPGHVDLDEARTDVQLWPHVHGTDAMHLTLLRRR